GCTCAATCCGAAGATCTACGACCGCACGAGATCGATCATTGAGCCTATACGTTTCATCCCACCAATCGCCTGGATCCCTCTTTCTATCGTAATCCTCATGGGATTCTCGCGATACGTGTTCCTCATCTGGCTCGGAGCCTTCTTCCCGATCTGGATCAACACTCTCGTGTCAGTGCCACGAGTTAACCCCGTTTACCTCAATGTGGGTCGAGTTTTTGGCGGCGACAAATGGCTGCGGATACGGAAAGTCGTCATTCCGTCGGTATTGCCGGACATAACATCGGGCATGCGTGTAGGTCTCGGGATGGCCTGGATGTGCATAGTAGCTGCAGAGATGATCGGAGGCGAGGGTGTGGGTGTCGGTCGCCTTATCCTCAAATACGCCGAACTTCTCAGGCTGCCAGAGGTGGTCGTGGGAATGCTGATCATCGGTGTCATCGGCTTTGCCATGAACGAGATCATTTTGAGGTTTGAGAAATGGATGTTCAAGTGGAGATGGGAGGTCTCTATCTAGAATCCAACTCGAATCGGCCCGCACGGCCTACTGGCAAGAGGAAGGAAATCTACAATGGATGGAGAAAAACTCAGAGTGGAAGTCGACCAGACCTTCGGCAGCTTCCACGTCCTGGATCGTCTGAACTTTTCAGTCAAAGAGAACGAGTTTCTGTGCTTGGTCGGTCCGAGCGGGAGCGGTAAAACGGTTTTGCTGCAAGTCATTGCTGGTATCGTGCCTCCCTCTAAAGGCAAGGTCACTATGGACTCGGAGCTGGTCAATCCCAGGCATCACAAATTGGGATTTGTTTTTCAAGAGCCCTCATGCCTGCCATGGCGCACTGTCTGGGATGACGTCAAGTTCGGGCTCGAAATCAGGAATTTCGGTGAGAAAGAAATCGCGCGAAAGGTTAGCCGTGTCCT
The sequence above is a segment of the Desulfomonile tiedjei DSM 6799 genome. Coding sequences within it:
- a CDS encoding ABC transporter permease, whose amino-acid sequence is MSKTAELTTTKQTPLAEARPERSFVNRYLHSDLTYNGLSLGIFLVLWSLLAAIAKSPFVPSPAQVWDAFVQLYQVGDVEGYTLKEHISMSIVRILSGFGLAAAMGIPLGLLMGLNPKIYDRTRSIIEPIRFIPPIAWIPLSIVILMGFSRYVFLIWLGAFFPIWINTLVSVPRVNPVYLNVGRVFGGDKWLRIRKVVIPSVLPDITSGMRVGLGMAWMCIVAAEMIGGEGVGVGRLILKYAELLRLPEVVVGMLIIGVIGFAMNEIILRFEKWMFKWRWEVSI